CAGGAACGGCGCGAACACCGCACTCATCAACTGTCCACGCCCGCACCGATAGGTGCTGTAGGCGATCGCGAGGCCGACCACCGCGTACATGGCCCACGGGTGGAATCCCCAGTGGAACATGGTGGTCGCCATCGCCGCGCGGATGTCGGCCTCCGCCATCTCCGGCGGTGCCACGACGAAGTGGAAGAGCGGTTCGTAGGCGCCGAAGAACATCAGGCCGATGCCCATGCCGGCGCTGAACATCATCGCGATCCAGCTGATCGTCCGATACTCGGGCTTGTCGTCGTCCTTGCCCAACGGGATTCGGCCGTACTTGCTGGCCGCGAGATAGATCGCGAAAACGACGAAGCCCGTCGCCGACAGGATGAAGAGCCACCCGAGATTGTCGGTGATCCAACTGAGCGCGTTGTCGCTGGCCGTCTTCAGGCTGTCCTTGTCGGCGATGCCCCAGATCACGAAGCCGATGACGATGACCGCGGTGACTCCGAACACCCACGGATCGATTCCGACGGCCTTCTTCGGCCGTCCCCCTACCGTTCTTGGTTCTGTTATCACTGCTTAACAGAACCAAAGAATGTGCTGTGACTTCAAGTCGATGCTGTTGCTTGTGTCACCAATGTGATAATTGTGGCGTCCGCGATGCCCAGTTCACGCAAGGTTTCCACGAACTCGACCGTGGCCTGTTGGGCCCGGTCGATCGTCGCGTCCGGCCCCGCCTTGATGAACGACCCGTGCCGGCCCCGGGTCTCGATGACCCCCGCGGACTCCAGCTCGCGATAGCTCCGAGCGACGGTGTTGGTCGCCAGGTCGAGGTCGGCGGCCAGCTTCCGGACGGTCGGTAATCGCTGTCCGACCAGCAGTTCCCCACGACCGATGAGATCGACGACGCCCGCGCGCACCTGCTCGAAGGGTGGCGCCGCGCCCTCGTCGTCGATGGTCAGCAGGGCCGCCAGATCCACGGGCACACGGACCTCCTCGGTGTCAGAGCTCGTCCCGCGCGAGCGGACACGACATACAGCGCGGGCCGCCACGGCCGGAACCGAGCTCCCGTCCCTCGATCTCGAGCACCTCGATCCCCGAATCCCGTAACCGCTTGTTGGTCTCGACGTTGCGGTTGTAGGACACGACCACTCCGGGCGAGAGCGCCAGCGTGTTGTTGCCGTCGTCCCACTGTTCGCGCTCGGCGGTGATCGGATCCAGTCCGGTGTCGATCACCCTCAGCTTCTCGATCTCCATCGCATCCGCGGCCGCCTCGACGAACGGCCGTGACCCGGTGACGCTGACCGCGCCGTCGGAATGCCGCAGGGTGAACGCCGACATCGACTCGGCGATGTTCGGGTACATCACCACCGCGTCCTGGTCGACCATCGTGCACACGGTGTCCAGATGCATGAACGCCCGCGCCTGCTCGATCGGCACCGCCAACACCGTGTGGGCCAGACCGTCGTCGAACAGGCTGCGCGCCAACGCTTCCGCACCCGCCGGGGTGGTCCGCTCCCCCACGCCGACGGCGACCACACCGGGCGACAGCAGCAAGACGTCGCCACCCTCCACGGGCGCCACCTGGGATTCGTACGCACGCCGTGCGCCGGTGAACCGCGGATGGTGGGCGTAGATCAGGTCGGTCAGCGACGTCTCGCGCACCCGTGCCGGCAGCGCCAGGGACGTGATGGCGAACCGTGGTCCGATCCAGAACGAACTGTCGCGGGTGAACAACAGATTGGGCAGGGGTTCGATGGCGAACTCCGGCCCGTGATGCATCCGCCGGACCAGGGATGATGATGCGGCCGCAGGCGTGACCGGCAGTTCGTCGAAGGTCATCCCGGCGGTCAGCACGTGCGCGAGTTCGGCCGCCGGCAGTCCGCGGAGGTGACCGGCCAGGTCGTCGGCGAGGTGCGTGCCGAGGCGCCGGGCACTGACCGCGGCGGCGATCCCTTGGATGCGGGCCGCGCCGCTGTGTTCGATCGTCTCGGCGAGCAGGTCACCGAGGAGGAAGACGTCGACCCCCTTGGACCGCAAGAGCTCGGCGAACGCGTCGTGGTCCTCCTGCGCTCGATCGACCCAGGGCAGCCCGTCGAAGAGCAGC
This sequence is a window from Gordonia insulae. Protein-coding genes within it:
- a CDS encoding GntR family transcriptional regulator, with product MDLAALLTIDDEGAAPPFEQVRAGVVDLIGRGELLVGQRLPTVRKLAADLDLATNTVARSYRELESAGVIETRGRHGSFIKAGPDATIDRAQQATVEFVETLRELGIADATIITLVTQATAST
- a CDS encoding arginine deiminase; this translates as MSSAAADYALGSTSEVGRLRAVMLHRPGDELRRLTPRNNDQLLFDGLPWVDRAQEDHDAFAELLRSKGVDVFLLGDLLAETIEHSGAARIQGIAAAVSARRLGTHLADDLAGHLRGLPAAELAHVLTAGMTFDELPVTPAAASSSLVRRMHHGPEFAIEPLPNLLFTRDSSFWIGPRFAITSLALPARVRETSLTDLIYAHHPRFTGARRAYESQVAPVEGGDVLLLSPGVVAVGVGERTTPAGAEALARSLFDDGLAHTVLAVPIEQARAFMHLDTVCTMVDQDAVVMYPNIAESMSAFTLRHSDGAVSVTGSRPFVEAAADAMEIEKLRVIDTGLDPITAEREQWDDGNNTLALSPGVVVSYNRNVETNKRLRDSGIEVLEIEGRELGSGRGGPRCMSCPLARDEL